TCAATCGACTGGCTTCAGTTTGTGTGAAGGTCATGGGGCTGGAGGACACGACAGGTCTTGACGATTCATTCCCACCATTACTGGGATATTATGTTGGAACGTTATCGACGAGTCGCATTCCGGTGATAGCGGGCCTCGAAAAATTGGGCCTTTCGACGGACGACTTGAAGGCCTTCGGTGCGGCTTTTGCTACGATATCGAGCGCTCCAATGTTTCATATCGTCGGTGTGACGCCAGAAGCGACCACTCTTGAGGCTGTTGTAGCTCCTGACTTTACCTATGTTGAGGTCAAGACAAGAGACCTAAGTACTTGCTGGGACAAACTCAACAGCGCACCAAGAACCCAACCTATTGATCTTATCTCACTGGGAAACCCGCACTTCTCACTTTCCGAGATACGAAAACTCGCCAATCTTTGCGAAGGGCGACAAAAGATCACTAGCGTATCAGTAATAGTTACATGCGGTCGATCAGTGTACAAACTCGCTGAACAAGCAGGTCTTATATCCCAACTAGAGGATTTCGGGGTGCAGATATTGACAGATATTTGCTGGTGTATGGTAACCGAGCCTGTCATCCCAACGGCGGCAAAGACAATCATGACCAACTCTGGAAAGTATGCTCATTATGGACCTGGGCTCACGGGGAGAGGGATGTACTTTGGAAGCCTTGCAAGATGTGTTGAGGCAGCTTGTTCAGGAACATATGAAGCTGAAAAACCAGGGTGGCTTCAAATCAAAGCACTTATATAGAAGACAAAGCCAATATGGAATTCCCAAGAGGCGACAAGATTTTACTGAGCAGTACTTCATGAATCAACCCCCGCCCCTTTTCTAGCAGCCTTCTCCAGTGTAGGCTCAAGGATTCGTTTGCTTGATGCATCGAACAAAGAACCAACCCAAAGAACAGATTTCAAAAAGTTATGAAGTTCAGACCATGAACATATCGCCAAACCATCCATAACCTCCAAAATCCACCCCTTAATGGCTTGATCACCGCCACCTTGAACAGAATTTGTtctccaaatcatcaaaaGCCACAAAAGAACAGTAGAAGGCGGCCGAGTCGcggccttcttcaactctatTAAGGCATCCGTGAAGGAATCATCCAGATATGCTTGCCTTTGCTTCATATCCCTCCATCGAAAGAAGATAGATGCAGCGAACGTCATCATTCCAAGTCGGAAAGCATTCTCTGAAGCTGATTCGGGAGACAGAGCGAGTAGTCGGTACAGAATAGATACCATGACTTCGCTAAAGATATTGGGTTGAAGTTTCCGACCAGTTTGGCTGGCGATGTTGCTGAGCTTTGCGAACTCTTCGAGATCTCTCCATACGTTTGATAATCTAGGATCAAGAGTTTTCAAAAAGGCTTCCATGTCGTGGTTCGTATCCGGATGCTTCCTTTTACCGCGAACGAAATCTTGACTGGAAAGGTATGGGTTCCAGGACATGTCTTTGTCGAAAAAGACTGGCTTGCAGCCGAAGCGAAGGGCTAGGCCAATATCAACTCTACCACATGTCAGATATTGTCCAAAGCAGTAGAGATAAGCACTCACCTGCAAACTTTGGCCGGTAATCTGGGATTATCAAATCTCAACATCTCAAGCCCACCCCTTAAATCCACTATCCTTGCCATACCAGTAGCATGGTTCTCAGCTGCTGTCCGGTCACCTATCATCTCAGCTGCTAGGCCCAGGATAACAACTACCATGATAGTCGCGTCTGAGATGGACGTTGGGTCTTTGGGATTGTTTATtcttgcttgaagaagcctgAGCGTTTTCAAAAAGTGAAAGTGTGCAAGGCTACCGTAGTCTCGTCCGAGAAGCATGTCGAAGTACACTTCTACCGAGAACATGATAGAGTGAAAGTATACTTGGTCGACCAGGAGGTTTGTAGTCCAAGATGATTTCATCTCATCTACTTGGAGACATATCTCAGAGGGATATAATGATCCTCTCATCCCATGAAACGCTACTTGATATTAGCTCAGACAAATACTACATGATAGAGGGACAAACATCGAAAGATGTCATTTTCCATGTATGCCTGTAAGGGCTCAGGAAAATCAAGTAAAGAGAAGTTTGTCCCAACGCGACCTGGAATAGTTCCGTCAGGAACCTGCAACACCATGCACTCTTTTTGGTTTAATATCCATGACTTGACTTGGCCCTTATTTTTTCGAGCCGAGTTAGAGCGTGCATGACTTCTCACAATTCTTTGGTTTTTCTTATCAGATTTAGTTGAAGGCGTCTGGGCAATGAACGTAAAACTTTGATCTGCACAAGATTTAGCAAATGCTGCTGTCTGGTGCGGAGAGATCTTACTGTGTGATGTCTGCTGCCTTGATTTTAGCATGATTTATGTAAACATGCAAAACATAAGCTGATGGCGTCGATTTTACAATACCTCAGAGTGAAAGAGTTGCTGGTGCAAGCTTGAGTTGAGTATGTCAGCTCACCTTACTGTAGATGTCATCCCGGATTTCGGGCTTATTAACTCCGAACGCTTATGACAGAACTACAGTTCTGGACACTCTAATAAGCCACATTATTAACATGGGCATAACCGTGATATTGTTGTGTCCATAATCGAAAGGAAAGCCTTTCATCTACATACATTAAACCGAATACCGCTCATTATTATAGCAGAGGGTTGCGGAGGGCCAAGATATACACAGTTTGCCTCAAGTCAAATACCACTTCTCTGCAATTAGGTTCAAATATTAGATACGATGTCCTTGGCGCCAGCAAAATCCAACTCCTCAAGTGTCTCGTTCCAAACCTGATCAACCAAGACATCACCATGTGTATAAAACCAACCCGCCAGCCTACAATTCAAGTTAGCAATCTCCAACATTCATTAAGAATCAACTCACGGTGCAATCTCACAACTCATCAAAAAGCACCCATGAGACTCCTTTCCATGTCCATAAACAGCATTAGTATAGCTCGCAGCACCTCTATCAACAGGTCTTCCACAAATCGCAAAGAACGCCCCTGCAAGCGCTccagcaacaccaccaagTTCATGATGTCCTCCAAGATTAGTACCCTTTGTAAGACCTGGGTCAACCATGTTGATAATCACATCATCTGGACTGACGACCTCGCAAAGCTTCACGACGAATAGTTGGTTGAGAAGTTTTGACACGCCGTACCGTTCTTGGGAACCCCAAGGCGTGATCTTGGGATCGTCGAAGGATGCAAGGAGTGGACGTTCATCTTTGTTTGGGAATTTGCAGAGATGGGCTGTGAGAGAATTCACTGTGGTAAGACGAGGTGGTCTGTGGCCCGAGGTTTTGGTCTTGAGGATGGGGATAAGAAGGATTGTGAGAAGAGCGGTGCTGATGTGGTTGACTTGAATACCAACTTCGTGACCTGTGTCGGGCACAAGCTCGAAGTTAGAAGGCGAAAGGCCAGCGTTTAGAATAACAAAGTCAATGCGAGAAAGCTCAGTGTCACATCTCTTGGCAAAAGCTTGGATAGAATCATAAGATTGCATATCAAGTTGCCAAACGTCAATCCTAGCAGACGGCGCGATCTTTCTCAGCTTCTCAGCGGCAGCATTTCCCTTTTCAATAGATCTAACTCCCATtatgagatgagatagaCCCAGGGAGAGAAGTTGCTTTGAAGCTTCGAAACCAAGTCCTGTGTTTGAGCcggtgatgatggctgtGCCGCCTTCGGCTTGGGGGTATTTCTCTCTGGTGGGAAGGTCGATGGTGGTGCGGAATTGGTTCTTCCAGAAGACGGGAAGCCAGAAATCCGGGAGGGGAGACATTTCCCTTGAAGGGACGTTAGTTGAGGGCTTTTGGTTCTTTTGACACGGcattttgatgatggtgatcTTGAAAAGACTGGCTGAAGAATATGAAATCTTGGGGACGCAGCAGTCGAAAGGGTTGAGAATGAACAATCTTCTTGGCTAACAGTTACTATAGAGAGAGACATTCTACACATTTTATACCCAAAATCTAATTTTATGGCGTTATATAAACTGCTGCTCTTCGTCGGATTCTAGACTGAAGCATGCTGAAGCTGTCCTAAATAGGAAATTGAAAAAGTCTTGGCATTCTTCCAACGTCGTCATGGCCAATCAGATGCTTGCAGCACGCTCACAGACGACAATATCACAGCCATCTCAGATGCGCCGAATTGCGTATGATGCGTGATTGCCTTATGTTCAGGTGATGAGAGAACGGAGTTAAGTAGACTGTTCGCACGAAGTCCGGAGATGCTGTCTGTTCTTGTTATGATGGTTCGGTCATGGAGCACCCATGATGTGTCCAAAAGCCTAGGCCAACAGACAAAACACAGAAAGCCCGTACCTTCAATAAGGGTATACTTGCTAGATAAAGAATCCAACTTTCGCCAAGAATGCGAGATGTAATTCTTATCAGAATTATTTGCCGATCTAGACGGCAATGTAATACACGCCCTACAACATAGTAGTTGATCCCCTATGATAGGGACAGTCTCTAATGTAAGTGAGGCCGAGGATAAGTGGTTACCCACTCACATCAAGTCAAAAGCAACATTTCTATGCGTAGTTTCAACAATCACTATCTCTAATCTTCCGTTTATACCCACTACCGTATCCTTCCAAGTGCCCCGAATCTCTCCCGATCTATCACCCTCTCCAGCTTATCTCTCCACAGCGGATAACCCACGATATGCCTCTCCCCGCCGACTCCGACTCGGAAGCTACATTTACCACCGACTTCACTGTCTCTACTGACTCGCTCTTCAAAACACACGCCAAAAAGCAAATGACATGTTTTTACCCCTCGTGTCCCTTGCGCCCTACAACACACTCACCCAATCACTAACCTCAATGTCAATGTCTTGGCTCTCAAAGTGGACCATGCCATTCGTGCCCCGCGATGCCGGCAACGGAGGGGTTCAAGGGTCGAGATACTTTATTATCGAGACGATTCCCTTGGCTTTGGTGTTGTAGATAACTTTTGATATTCAATTCTGTTGTATTGTACAAGACAAAATGACTGTTGTTACTCTTCCCGAACCCTTTGCTAGCATCCCCCGAGAGAACTTTCTCTTCGGCGCATCGCCTCTCCAGCCCCTCCCCAGAATATCCGCTGCTCTCGGCGGAAAGGTCAATGTCTACGCGAAGCGCGAGGACTGCAATTCCGGTCTCGCCTACGGTGGTAACAAAGTCCGAAAGCTAGAGTACGTAACTTCTCCCAAACTCATTCACAGCATAGCTAATCGGAGATAGGTACCTCGCTGCTGAAGCGCAAGCCCAAGGCTGTGATACCCTCGTCTCCATCGGCGGCGTCCAATCCAACCACACCCGCGCCGTAACCGCCGTCGCTACAAAGCTCGGTCTCAAAGCCGCCACCGTCCAAGAACACTGGGTTGATTGGGAAGACCCTGGTTATGAAAAGGTCGGCAACATTCAGCTCTCGCGACTCATGGGCGGTGATGTGAGACTTGATCCTTCGACATTTGGTATCGAGCACAAGACAACGCTTGCCAAGCTCACAGATGAGCTTAAGAGCAACGGTCGCAAGCCCTACTATATCCCCGCTGGAGCTTCAGACCATCCCCTTGGTGGTCTAGGTTTCGCGCGATGGGCATTTGAAGTTGAAGCCCAAGAGAAGGAATTGGGAATCTTCTTCGACACCATCATCGTATGCGCCGTAACAGGCTCTACATTCGCCGGCATGATCGCCGGATTCAAACTCGCCCAAAAGAACGGTTCTCCCGCGCGCAAAATCATCGGCATCGACGCCTCTGGCAAAGTGCAACAAACATTCGACCAAGTCCTGCGCATCGCCAAAAACACGGCTGCCAAGATCGGTCTCAGCGAGGACGACATCACAGCGGACGATGTGATCCTCGACCCCAActacaacgccaagatctACGGTATTCCTGACGAGACTACCATCGAGGCTATGAAGTTTGGTGCTGCCACTGAGGCGTTCATCACGGATCCTGTGTATGAGGGTAAGAGTTTGGCGGGCATGATGGATTTGATCAAGACGGGAAAGATTGCGAGTGGGAATGTGCTTTATGCTCATTTGGGAGGCCAATTGGCGCTTAATGCTTATTCTTCCCTGTGATTTTATACATGATAGATTGTGATTTGAGCGTGAATAGAATTGATCGAAAAAATGCCTATTTCTAGAATAGTATGAGTTTCTGGGAAGCAGGGTAATTGATAGCCTGTGGCACGTTATCATCCATCATGCTTATTAGAGCTCTCAACCTGTCACCTTTGCATTCCTTCGACTTTCTTCCTTTTGAACT
This genomic stretch from Fusarium oxysporum f. sp. lycopersici 4287 chromosome 2, whole genome shotgun sequence harbors:
- a CDS encoding 1-aminocyclopropane-1-carboxylate deaminase, with the translated sequence MTVVTLPEPFASIPRENFLFGASPLQPLPRISAALGGKVNVYAKREDCNSGLAYGGNKVRKLEYLAAEAQAQGCDTLVSIGGVQSNHTRAVTAVATKLGLKAATVQEHWVDWEDPGYEKVGNIQLSRLMGGDVRLDPSTFGIEHKTTLAKLTDELKSNGRKPYYIPAGASDHPLGGLGFARWAFEVEAQEKELGIFFDTIIVCAVTGSTFAGMIAGFKLAQKNGSPARKIIGIDASGKVQQTFDQVLRIAKNTAAKIGLSEDDITADDVILDPNYNAKIYGIPDETTIEAMKFGAATEAFITDPVYEGKSLAGMMDLIKTGKIASGNVLYAHLGGQLALNAYSSL